The Triticum dicoccoides isolate Atlit2015 ecotype Zavitan unplaced genomic scaffold, WEW_v2.0 scaffold59747, whole genome shotgun sequence genome has a segment encoding these proteins:
- the LOC119347146 gene encoding bidirectional sugar transporter SWEET6b-like produces MVSADVARNIVGIIGNVISFGLFLSPVPTFWRIYKAKDVEEFKPDPYLATLMNCLLWFFYGLPIVHPNSTLVLTINGIGLVIEGAYIIIFTIYAAKNTRRKMLGVLALEAAFMAAVVAGVLLGAHTHEKRSMIVGILCVIFGSIMYASPLTIMGKVIRTKSVEYMPFFLSLVNFLNGCCWMGYALIKFDIYITIPNALGTIFGLIQLILYFYYYRSTPKKGKNVELPTVLTKNAVTSGNVSVTIEK; encoded by the exons ATGGTTTCCGCCGACGTGGCCCGCAACATTGTCGGCATCATCGGCAATGTCATCTCCTTCGGTCTCTTCCTCTCCCCTGT GCCGACGTTCTGGCGGATCTacaaggccaaggacgtggaggAGTTCAAACCGGACCCCTACCTGGCAACGCTCATGAACTGCCTGCTCTGGTTTTTTTACGGGCTCCCCATCGTCCACCCCAACAGCACCCTCGTCCTCACCATCAACGGCATCGGCCTCGTCATTGAGGGCGCCTACATCATCATCTTTACTATCTACGCGGCCAAGAACACAAGG CGGAAGATGCTCGGCGTGCTCGCCCTCGAGGCGGCGTTCATGGCTGCCGTCGTGGCCGGCGTGCTCCTTGGTGCCCACACCCATGAGAAGCGCTCCATGATCGTAGGCATCCTCTGCGTCATCTTCGGCTCCATCATGTACGCCTCCCCGCTCACCATCATG GGTAAAGTGATCAGGACCAAAAGTGTGGAGTACATGCCATTCTTCCTGTCCCTGGTGAACTTCCTCAATGGCTGCTGCTGGATGGGCTATGCGCTCATTAAGTTTGACATCTACATCACG ATCCCCAATGCCCTCGGTACAATCTTCGGCCTCATCCAGCTGATCTTGTACTTTTACTACTACAGATCGACCCCCAAGAAGGGCAAAAACGTTGAATTGCCCACTGTCCTCACCAAAAATGCCGTTACCAGCGGCAACGTCTCCGTCACCATCGAAAAATAA